A window from Cellulomonas sp. C5510 encodes these proteins:
- a CDS encoding zinc ribbon domain-containing protein — MTKATPQDQRRLLDLQALDTRLDQIAHKRAALMKHVRIAELDAQLADLDTAIAASRTAVGDIRREVTKAEADVQQVRDRAARDQARLDSGAGSAKDLQALQSELASLARRQGDLEDVELEAMERLEAHEAALGELTTAHAALLNERAGVAAERDAEVEVLDQQAAQVRAERDAMAAPLEERLIQLYDRLRSRLGGVAVAALRRGRSEGSGLPVPATELAKIKATPEDEIVYCEDSGRILVRGEDAY; from the coding sequence GTGACCAAGGCGACCCCGCAGGACCAGAGGCGGCTGCTCGACCTCCAGGCGCTCGACACCCGGCTCGACCAGATCGCGCACAAGCGGGCCGCGCTGATGAAGCACGTGCGGATCGCCGAGCTCGACGCCCAGCTCGCCGACCTGGACACCGCCATCGCCGCCTCCCGCACCGCCGTCGGCGACATCCGCCGGGAGGTCACGAAGGCCGAGGCGGACGTCCAGCAGGTGCGCGACCGCGCCGCACGGGACCAGGCCCGGCTCGACTCCGGCGCGGGCTCCGCGAAGGACCTCCAGGCGCTGCAGAGCGAGCTGGCGTCGCTGGCCCGCCGCCAGGGGGACCTGGAGGACGTCGAGCTCGAGGCGATGGAGCGGCTCGAGGCCCACGAGGCGGCGCTCGGCGAGCTCACGACCGCCCACGCCGCGCTGCTGAACGAGCGCGCCGGGGTCGCCGCGGAGCGGGACGCCGAGGTCGAGGTGCTCGACCAGCAGGCCGCGCAGGTGCGGGCCGAGCGCGACGCGATGGCCGCGCCCCTGGAGGAGCGGCTGATCCAGCTGTACGACCGGCTGCGCTCGCGGCTCGGCGGTGTCGCGGTGGCCGCCCTGCGCCGGGGCCGGTCCGAGGGCAGCGGCCTGCCGGTCCCCGCCACCGAGCTGGCGAAGATCAAGGCGACGCCCGAGGACGAGATCGTGTACTGCGAGGACTCCGGCCGGATCCTCGTGCGTGGCGAGGACGCGTACTGA
- a CDS encoding YaaA family protein, producing the protein MLILLPPSEGKTAPVRGDRLDLSALSEPVLTPTRERVLDALVAVSARPDAADVLGVGAGIADEVARNTALRGAPTAAAKRVYTGVLYAAAGLDRLTPSARRRAAGSVRVVSGLWGLVGPEDPIPAYRLSMGVDLPGVGPLAAAWREPLREVLDPRAASGELVVDCRSATYLAAWRPARDVHRTWVQVRVLREVAGRRSVVSHHAKHTRGVLTRHLVTRRGREPRTAQELARAASELVGTELLAVELDAPQTGPATLSLVVA; encoded by the coding sequence GTGCTGATCCTCCTGCCGCCCTCCGAGGGCAAGACCGCTCCCGTGCGGGGCGACCGCCTGGACCTGTCCGCCCTGTCGGAGCCGGTGCTGACGCCGACGCGGGAGCGGGTGCTGGACGCGCTGGTCGCGGTGAGCGCGCGGCCGGACGCGGCGGACGTGCTCGGGGTCGGCGCGGGGATCGCGGACGAGGTCGCCCGCAACACCGCCCTGCGGGGGGCTCCGACGGCGGCAGCGAAGCGGGTGTACACCGGCGTGCTGTACGCGGCTGCGGGGCTGGACCGGCTGACGCCCTCGGCGCGGCGGCGGGCGGCCGGGTCGGTCCGGGTGGTGTCGGGGCTGTGGGGGCTGGTCGGCCCGGAGGACCCGATCCCGGCGTACCGGCTGTCGATGGGCGTCGACCTGCCGGGGGTCGGCCCGCTCGCGGCGGCGTGGCGCGAGCCGCTGCGGGAGGTGCTGGACCCGCGGGCGGCGTCCGGGGAGCTCGTCGTGGACTGCCGTTCGGCGACCTACCTCGCGGCGTGGCGGCCGGCGCGGGACGTGCACCGGACGTGGGTGCAGGTGCGGGTGCTGCGCGAGGTGGCGGGGCGCCGCTCGGTGGTCTCGCACCACGCGAAGCACACCCGCGGGGTGCTGACCCGCCACCTGGTCACGCGGCGCGGGCGCGAGCCACGGACGGCCCAGGAGCTCGCCCGGGCGGCGTCGGAGCTGGTGGGGACGGAGCTGCTCGCGGTGGAGCTGGACGCGCCGCAGACCGGCCCGGCGACGCTGTCGCTCGTCGTCGCCTGA
- a CDS encoding NYN domain-containing protein yields MTERVHLFVDYQNVHLSVGEAFAPPGTPPHTTLIHPGRFGDALMGRRAAKGLGGTLEQIHVYRGQPSSDREVEQAARNKAQSAEWSRDPRVRMYNRPLRYPRDWPRTRAREKGVDVRLAIDFVRAAIDKSADVLILASRDTDLMPAIETALDLGHARVEVFTWQGCSRLRLGREYSARALWCTFMQGSDYVASKDPKQY; encoded by the coding sequence GTGACGGAGCGGGTACACCTTTTCGTGGACTACCAGAACGTCCATCTATCGGTCGGCGAGGCGTTCGCCCCACCTGGCACCCCGCCTCACACGACCCTCATCCACCCGGGGCGCTTCGGCGACGCACTGATGGGCCGCCGCGCCGCGAAAGGGCTCGGAGGGACGCTCGAACAGATCCACGTGTACCGCGGCCAGCCGAGCTCTGACCGCGAGGTCGAGCAGGCCGCCCGGAACAAAGCACAGTCGGCGGAGTGGTCCCGAGATCCCCGCGTCCGGATGTACAACAGGCCGCTCAGGTACCCACGCGACTGGCCGAGGACACGAGCGAGGGAGAAGGGCGTTGACGTTCGCCTCGCGATCGACTTTGTGCGTGCCGCGATCGACAAGTCCGCGGACGTTCTCATCCTCGCCTCCCGCGACACGGACCTCATGCCCGCGATCGAGACGGCGCTAGACCTTGGTCACGCGCGCGTGGAGGTGTTCACGTGGCAGGGGTGCAGCCGGCTGCGTCTCGGTCGCGAGTACAGCGCACGAGCGCTCTGGTGCACCTTCATGCA
- a CDS encoding histidine phosphatase family protein, with amino-acid sequence MAADGPGPGNSSASLEPEAGTPAPSSRRPVRPSGAGVRFDDALPTTVILVRHGETEMTVSRGYSGSSEPGPSLTDRGRAQAAAAGELVCRVGHDLWGDIPFPTELIASPMVRTQETAAVIGQKLGLTPRVDAAFQEADFGAWQGLTAEQIEERWPGQLEPWHTRADVRPEGGESIADVGRRIGAGLDGLLAAGTDRTVVVVSHAVAIRAALGRTMGAQPGSWSQLRVAPASVSIIRLFEDKRDEVAVAGAPSEGWTGRG; translated from the coding sequence ATGGCCGCCGACGGGCCGGGCCCCGGGAACAGCTCGGCGTCGCTCGAGCCCGAGGCCGGCACGCCCGCGCCGTCGTCGCGGCGTCCGGTGCGACCGTCCGGCGCGGGCGTGCGGTTCGACGACGCCCTGCCGACGACGGTCATCCTGGTGCGGCACGGCGAGACCGAGATGACGGTCTCGCGCGGCTACTCCGGCTCGTCCGAGCCCGGCCCGTCCCTGACCGACCGGGGCCGCGCCCAGGCCGCGGCGGCGGGGGAGCTGGTGTGCCGCGTCGGTCACGACCTGTGGGGCGACATCCCGTTCCCGACCGAGCTGATCGCCTCGCCGATGGTCCGCACGCAGGAGACCGCGGCCGTGATCGGGCAGAAGCTCGGCCTCACGCCGCGGGTCGACGCCGCGTTCCAGGAGGCCGACTTCGGCGCCTGGCAGGGGCTCACCGCCGAGCAGATCGAGGAGCGCTGGCCCGGGCAGCTCGAGCCCTGGCACACCCGCGCGGACGTCCGGCCCGAGGGCGGCGAGTCCATCGCCGATGTCGGCCGGCGCATCGGCGCGGGGCTCGACGGGCTGCTCGCCGCGGGCACCGACCGGACCGTCGTGGTCGTCTCGCACGCCGTGGCGATCCGCGCGGCGCTCGGTCGCACCATGGGCGCGCAGCCCGGCTCGTGGAGCCAGCTCCGCGTCGCCCCGGCGTCCGTGAGCATCATCCGGCTGTTCGAGGACAAGCGGGACGAGGTCGCCGTGGCCGGTGCGCCGAGCGAGGGGTGGACCGGGCGGGGCTGA